A genome region from Meriones unguiculatus strain TT.TT164.6M chromosome 2, Bangor_MerUng_6.1, whole genome shotgun sequence includes the following:
- the Pmch gene encoding pro-MCH yields the protein MTGHTGEMVSRRLGRKCIKVGIISPLQSEKLFILHTLVWLYASIEPRIAKMSLSSYVLMLAFSLFSQGILLSASKSIRNLEDDIVFNTFRMGKAFQKEDTAERSVVAPSLEQYKTDENGFMTDDENKNSKNTGSKQNLINHGLPLNLAIKPYLALKGSVAFPAENGVQNTESTQEKREIGDEENSAKFPIGRRDFDMLRCMLGRVYRPCWQV from the exons GCAGAAAATGTATAAAGGTAGGAATCATTTCGCCACTGCAGAGTGAGAAACTTTTCATCCTACATACTCTTGTTTGGCTTTATGCAAGCATCGAACCAAGGATAGCAAAGATGAGTCTCTCTTCCTACGTGTTAATGctggctttttctttgttttctcaagGTATTTTACTTTCAGCTTCCAAGTCCATAAGAAATTTAGAAGACGACATAGTATTTAATACATTTAGGATGGGAAAAGCTTTTCAGAAGGAAGATACTGCAGAAAGATCAGTTGTTGCTCCTTCTCTGGAACAATACAAAACCGATGAGAATGGTTTCATGACAGATGATGAGAACAAAAATTCAAAG AACACAGGCTCCAAACAGAATCTCATAAATCATGGTCTGCCACTGAATCTGGCTATAAAACCTTACCTCGCTCTGAAAGGATCAGTAGCTTTTCCAGCTGAGAATGGAGTTCAGAACACTGAGTCAAcacaagaaaagagagaaattggGGATGAAGAAAACTCAGCTAAATTTCCTATAGGAAGGAGAGATTTTGACA TGCTCAGGTGCATGCTGGGAAGAGTCTACCGGCCCTGCTGGCAAGTCTGA